The DNA sequence ATGGTCGGCACGTCGAGCCGCGGCACGACGATGGGCGACAACCGGGCCAAGCCCGACATCGGCGCCCCCGGCGCATGGCTGTCGGCCGAGACCGGCACGGCGACGGAAGAGACGAACTTCGGCGGAACCTCCGGTGCCGCCCCGGTCGTCTCCGGCGCCGCGGCGCTGCTGATCGACAAGTTCCCGGACGCCACGCCGCTCACGATCAAGGCGCGTCTGCTCAACGGTGCGGACAACACCAACCGCACTCCGACCGCGGACGGCTTCATCACGACGCCGATCTCGCGCATCGGCGCGGGTGAAGTGCGGGTCGCCGCGGCGGCGGACGCAGCCAGCGTTCTGACGACGCCCGGCGCCGGCGGAAACATCGGTCTCGGCATCCCGTCGATCACGACGAAGTCGAACTACTCCACCGACGTCGAGCTCACCCTCACGAACACGAGCGACACGAAGCTGAAGTACGACCTCGCCGCGAGCTTCCGCGAGGAGGCCGATCAGGCCAGCGGTGCGGTCGCGCTCAAGTTCGCGCCGAACAGCGTCAACCTCGGTGCCGGCAAGAGCCAGAAGATCAAGGTCAAGGTGACGATCGACGGCTCGAAGCTGCAGGACTGGCCCTTCAACGACGTGGGCGCCACCGGTGGCGACGGGTCGCTGCTGAACGGACCCGAGTTCGACGGCTGGATCACGGCGACATCCGAGCGCGACAGCGTGAAGATTGGCTGGACCGTCCTGCCGAAGAAGGCCGCCGAGGTGAGCGCGAGCTCGTCGCTCAAGCTCAAGAAGGACGGCACCGGATCGGTCAAGGTCAAGAACACGTCGTCGGTGGCGAGCGGGGATGTGGAGATCTTCGCCCTGACCGGCACGAGCCCCGAGCTGCCCGACCCCGCGCCGGGTGAGCCCGGGTCGCCGGGCAGCAACGCGGCGATCATCGACCTCGCCGCGGTGGGTGTGCGCGAGCCGGAGCCGGGCTTCGTCCAGTTCGGCGTCGCGACGTACGACCGCCGCACCGTGCTGAACTACCCGGCCGAGTTCGACGTGTACGTCGACTCGAACAACGACGGGACCGACGACTACATCGTCTACAACGCCGAACTGGGCGGGTTCGCCCTCACCGGCCAGACCGTCGTCTACGTCGCGAACCTCGCGACCGGTGCGAGCACGGCGTACTTCTACGTCGACGGAGGATTCAACTCGTCGACGCAGATCCTCACCGCGCCGATGTCGGCGCTCGGCATCGCGCCGGGACAGACGTTCGGCTACAGCGTGTACGCGTTCGACAACTACTTCACCGGGGCGACGACCGACTCGATCGAGGGTCAGACGTTCACCGCCGGTGAGGTGAAGTACACGCCCTCGTCCGGCACGCTGACGGTGCCGGCGAAGTCGAACTCGACGATCGACGTGAAGGCGACCGCCGCCGCCGGAGCGTCGACGCAGACCGGCCTGCTGCTGCTCTACCGCAGCGCCGCGACGAACGACTACGGCGTGGTCCAGATCGCGAAGTAGCCGCGCATCACGGGGCCGGGCGTCGGAAGGCGCCCGGCCCCGTCGCGTGCCCGCGCGTCCTCTCTCGCGCCCTCGAGGTGGTCTCTTTCCCGCCGAGGTGGTCCCTTTCTCCCGAGGTGGTCCCTTTCCCGCCGAGGTGGTGTGCACCATCTCGGGGGGAAACCCACCATCTCGGCGGAGAACCCACCATCTCGGCGGGGAACCCACCATCTCGGGGCGGAACGCGGGACAGAGGAGAAGGGAGCGGAGGGGGGGGGGAGGACCTTCGGCCTAGCGAACAGAGCCGGATCGGAGTGGACTGAGGGGTGAGTGAGAGGAGTCCGCCATGACGGACGACGACAGGGGCATCGAGCACCTCACCACGACCGAATGCTGGCGGCTGCTGGAGAGCACGTCCCTCGGACGACTCGCGGTGGAGGGAGACAAAGGCGCACCCGATCTCTTCCCGGTGAACTTCACGGTGCACAGCGGGTCCGTCTTCCTCCGGTCCGCGCCCGGATCCAAACTCATGGACATCGCGGCGCACCCCGGCGTCGCGTTCGAGATCGACGGCGAGGATCCGCTCTCGCACTGGAGCGTCGTGATCCGCGGATCTGCTGTACGCCTCGATTCGGATGCCGAGATCCACGAGTCCGGCGTCGAGAAGCTGCGGTCCGCGAGCCCGACCGAGAAGCACGACTTCGTGCGCATCACTCCGGCTTCGGTCACTGGCCGGCGGTTCCGCAAGGGGGCGGCATCCGCCCCCGCCTCAGCCGCCCCGGTCACCACGACCGGATCGCACGAGCCGATCCGCCCGCCCGAACGCGGAGACCAGCGGCCCGGTCGCGCTGAGACGGGGCCGATCCCGATCCCGCACTTCCCGCCGCGTCCGACGCACTGACATGGCGGTCGGGTGTCAGCTCGTCGGGCCGCCGTCGACGACGGCGTAGCGGTCCGGCTCGGGTGCGCGGCGGAACCGGCGGCCGGAGAGACGGGTCGGGGTGATGCGCACCCAGCGGTACTTGAGCGTCGGAATCCACGGCTCCAGACCCAGCGTGTCGGCGCGGTCGATGTCGTCCTGCGCATCGAGGCGCTCCGCGACGCCTTTCGCCACGACACTGGCCGCGACCTCGTCGTCGTACCGATCGGCTTCCAGCGCCACGCGCGGATTCGCGGTCAGCTCCGCGAGCTTCGAGCCCGGGGAGGTCCGGAAATAGAGGGCGCCGTCGTGCGCGACGAAGTTGATCGGGAAGATGTCCACGTCATCGCGCACACTGAGCGCGAGTCTGCCGAGCTGCGCGTGCGCGAGCAGGTGCCAGCACTCCTCGGGCGTCATCTCGGTGACGACGTCGTCTTCGACATCCACGGTGGCCTCCTCGATCGACCTCGAAGCGCGTGCTCCGATGCGGTGATGCCGAGTCAACCCGAGCGCTCCGACGACGCCCAGGGCCGAAGGTCCCGCCGCTCAGGAGCGCTCGCGCCGGTGCTCCGCGCCGTAGACGGCGGCTTGTGTGCGCCGCTCCATGCCCAGCTTGGCCAGCAACCCGCTCACGTAGTTCTTGACCGTCTTCTCGGCGAGCCCGAGGCGCTCGCCGATCTCGCGGTTGGTCAGCCCTTCCGCGATCAGCGAGAGCACCTGACCCTCTCGCAGCGACAGTGCGGGTGCGACCGCTTCTTCGCGCGCCGCCGGCGCGAGCGCGCTCGCCGCCTGCTGCAGCACGGCCGGCGGCTGGATCGTGCGCCCGGACGCGACCCGCCGGATCGCGTCGATCAGGGCCCGGCTGCGGATGTCCTTCAGGACGTAGCCGCTCGCCCCCGCCAGCACGGCCGAGCGCAGGGCGTCGTCGTCGTCGTACGCCGTGAGGATCAGGCAGGAGATCTCGGGATGCGCCGAACGCACGTCCCGGCAGAGGTCGATGCCGTTGCCGTCGGGGAGGCGGACGTCGAGGACCGCCACATCCGGCAGCGTGGCTTCGATCCGGCGCCCCGCTTCGTGTACCGAGCCGGCTTCGCCGACGACGGTCAGATCGGGTTCGGCGTCGACGAGCTGCGCGATCCCGCGCCGCACGATCTCGTGATCGTCCACCAGGAATACGCGGATCATCCCGCCCGTCCTTCCGTCGTCGCCGGCACCGTCCACCCCACCCGGGTTCCTCCCTCGGGTCCCGGGGAGATCGTGCACGTTCCGCCGAGCAGTGCGGCGCGCTCGATCATGTTGGCGAGCCCGCTCATGTGCACATCCGGCGGGATGCCGCGCCCGTCGTCCACGACCGTGAGGGTCACGATTCCCGACTCGATGCTCAGAGCGACTTCGACGCTCTGTGCCTGTGCGTGCTTGGCCACATTCGTCAGACACTCGCGCAGCACCGCGGTCAGCTCGTCCGCGAGTCCCGTCGAGACGAGCGAGTCCAGCGCCCCGGCGAACGTCACGCGCGGCGTCATGAGCATGCCGGTGGACAGCTCGGAGACGACGTCGAGCATCCTGTCGCGCAGGCGACGCTGCGTGCGGTCGCCCGAGCCGAGAGCGAAGATCACCGTGCGGATGTCCTTGATCGCGGCATCGAGGGCGTCGACCTGCCGTTCGATCGCGGCTCCGGCCTCGGCATCCACCGTCGTGGACACCGCCTGCAGGGACAGACCGGCTCCGAAGAGCCGCTGGATCACATGGTCGTGCAGATCGCGGGCGATCCGGGCTCGATCCCGGCTCTGATCGAGCCGACGCCGGTCCTCGCGCGCCCGCACCACCTCGATCGCGACCCCCGCCTGGCCCGCGAACGCGAACGCCATGTCGAGGTCGACGGCGGTGAAGGCCGGGGCGTTGGGGCGCCGTGAGACGGTGAGCACGCCGAGGGGCTCGTCCGCGGCGAACAGCGGGATCGCGACGGTGGGGCCGCGGTCGCTCCGGCCGTCCGGCAGGCTCTGCGCGTCCACGCTCGCCGCCCGGCGGGTCGACAGCGCCCGCGCGGCGAGCGTGCCCGCGGCGGGAAGGATCTCGCCGCGGGCCGGTGCGCCGGGAGCCGTGCCGGCCGCACCGCGCACCGTCGTCACCCGGAACTCCTCGTCGCCGTGCGGGACCATGACCGCGACGAGGTCCACGTCCATCAGTGCGCCGACGTGGTCGGCGATCACCTCGAGGACGTCTTCGGTGTCGGCATCCAGCATCGCCGCCATCACGTCGGCGGTCGTCGCGCTCCACGCCTCGCGTGAGCGGGTGATGTCGAACAGTCGGGCGTTCTCGATCGCGATGCCGGCGCTCGCGGCGAGCGCGACCACGAGCTCCTCGTCGTCCCCGGTGAAGGGGCCGTGGTCGCTCTCGGCCAGGTAGAGGTTGCCGTAGACCTGCTCGCCGACGCGGATCGGCACCCCGAGGAACGCATCCATCGCCGGGTGGTGGGCGGGGAAGCCCACCGAGCGGGGATCGGCGGTCAGGTTCTCGAGGCGGATGGGGGCACGATCGGCGATCACGGCACCGAGCAGTCCGCGTCCGGCCGGCAGGTGACCGATGTGGGCGACGGTCGCCGCATCGACGCCGACGTGGATGAACCGCTCCAGACCGTCGCCGTCGGCCGCGATGACGCCCAGAGCGCCGTACCGCGCGCCGACGAGGTTCATCGCCGACTCCACGATTCGGCGGAGCACGATCTCGAGGTCGAGGCGCTCCACGACGGATGTCGTCGCCCGCAGCAGATCTCGCAGTCGCCGATCCGCGCGGTCGTCGTCGACCTGCGCGTGCTGATCGGTCCGCGACACGGCGCCCTCCCGTCCAGGCGAGTCTAGCCAGAGCCCTCTCACACCGAGTCGGTCCTCGCGCTCGGGACGACGCACACCGGGACGTGCGCCTGGGACAGCACGTCCTGTCCGGTCGATCCGAGGACGGCGCCCGTGAAGAGTGTGCGATGGTGCGTGCCGAGCACGAGCAGATTCGCCGCCCGGGAGGCCCGTAGCAGCGCCGTGGCCGGGCTCGTCTGCTCGATGATCTGCTCGGTGAGCAGATCGGGATGCGCCGCGCGGGCGCGGGTGATCGCGTCGCGGATCACCCGACGATGCGTGGCACGCGTCTCGATCGGCGAGGCGAGCAGCGCGACGGATCCCTCCATCTGCGGGACCGGCATCGCCCACGTATGCACGAGGGTGAGACGGACACCCGCCGCGGCGGCCTCGGCTGCCGCGAAGTCGACCGCGGCGAGCGACGAGTCGTCATCGTCCACGCCGACGACCACGCCGCCGGCGTTCGTCGTCCAGCGCTCGGGCCAGTCGTCGGGGATCACCGCGAGGGCGGTGCGAGTCCGGGAGGCGACACGCAGCGGCATCCAGGCGGCCACCGCCGACCACAGGGGCCGACCCCGGTGGGACCCGATCACCAGCAGATCGGCGCCCCGCGCGCGCTCGAGCAGGGCGTCCGGCATCCGCCCCGTGAAGCGATGCGCATCGACCTCGGCGTCGGGCGCGCGGTCGCGCAGGCGCCGTTCGGCCTCGATCAGCCCGGCGTCGCGGCCGAAGTCGTCTTGAAGCAGTGTGCCGCCGATCATGACGACCTCGACCCGGCGGGGTCCCGCGGCGGCGCGCTCCGCCACCCAGTCCAGTGCCACCATCGAGGACGGGCTGCCGTCGAATCCCAGCACGATCGTCTCCACGACGGGCCTCCTCCCGGACCGCGGTGCTCCATGCGCCGCCGTTTCGCACGGTACGGGAGCGCGTACGCCGTCCGAAGGGCCGAAGGTCCCTCGTCGTGACCCCTGCGCCCCCGATCCGTGCGAGGGTCGAAGTGATGAGCACCGGAGAGCAGACCAAGACGATCGTCATCACGGGGGCGAGCGACGGCATCGGCGCCGCTGCGGCCCGCAGGCTCGCCGAGCGCGGTCACCGGCTGGTCCTGGTGGGGCGCTCACCCGAGAAGACCCGCCGGATCGGGGCGGAGCTGGACAGTCCCGCCTTCGCAGCGGACTTCGCCGATCTGAGCGAGGTGCGGGCGCTCGCCGCGCGCATCGACGAGGAGGTCGATGCCGTCGACGTCCTGGTCAACAACGCCGGCGGGGTCTTCGGTGACCGCACCCCGACGGTCGACGGCTTCGAGAAGACCCTGCAGGTGGACCACCTGGCGCCGTTCCTCCTCACGAATCTGCTCATGCCCTCGCTACTGGCGGCGCGGGCGAGCGTCATCACGACCTCGAGTGCCGCCGCGCGCCTGTTCGGCGACATCCAGCTGGACGATCTCCAGAACGAGCGCCGGTTCTCCGCGAACAAGGCGTACGGCGACGCGAAGCTCGCGAACATCCTGTTCACGAAGGAGCTGCATCGGCGGTTCCATGCGCAGGGGCTGTCGGCGGCGGCTTTCCATCCCGGCCCGGTCGCGACGAACTTCGCGTCGGAGTCGACGAGCGCCATGCGCTGGGTGTACCAGACGCCCCTCCGCCACGCCTTCGGGCTCATCTCCGCCGACCGCGGCGCGCAGACGCTCCTCTGGCTGGCCGAGACCACGCCGGGGACGGACTGGGCCTCGGGTGAGTACTACGAGAAGCTGAAGGTCGCGCGGACCAATCCGCAGGCGGCGGATGCCGATCTCGCCCGGCGTCTGTGGGACCGCAGCGCGGAGCTCGTCGGGCTGTAGCCGACGCACTACGCTGAGCGGCGTGATCGAACGGTCCGGGCGATGATGCCCCACGCCTCAGCCCGAGCCGGCTTCTGGATCGTCGCCGCGGTCTTCGCCGCAACGATGGCCTATTCGACCGTGCCGACCCCGCTGTACCCGTTGTACGAGCAGAGCGACGGCTTCCCGGTGAGCCTCGTGACCGTCATCTACTCCGCCTACGCGGTCGGGGTGATCGTGAGCCTGTACTTGTTCGGCCACATCAGCGACTGGTTCGGGCGCCGCCCGATGATCCTGATCGCCGTCGCGATCTCGCTCGTGTCGGGCGTGATGTTCCTGGCCTGGCCGGAGACCGCGGGGCTCGTGGCCGCGCGCCTGGTCAACGGAGTGAGCATCGGCATCATGTCGGCGACCGCGACGGCGTACCTCGGCGAAGTGCGCGCGGTCGCTGCCCCCACCGAGAAGCCGGCGTTCGCCGCCTCGGTCGCGGGTGCAGCGAACCTCGGCGGACTGGCGCTCGGCTCCCTCATCGGGGGAGCGATGGCCGAAGTGCTCCCCGACCCGCTCGTGCTCCCGCACGTCCTCTTCCTCGTGCTCCTCACCGTTGCGCTGGTCGCCGTCGCGGCGGTGCCGGAGACGGTGGCGCGACCCGCAAAGGCGCCTCGCTACCGCCCGCAGAAGCTCTCCGTGCCGCGCGCCAACCGGTCCATCTTCCTCGTGGCCGCGTTCGGTGCGTTCGCGGGCTTCGCGGTGTTCGGGCTGTTCAGCTCGCTCATCCCCACTTTCCTCGGCGGCGAGTTCGAGGACCGCGACCACCTGCTGGCGGGGATCAGCGTCTTCGCGATCTTCGGGGCGTCGGCGGTGGGCCAGCTCGCGCTCGCCGGAGCGCGGCTGCGGACGCAGCTGACGGTGGCCGTCCTCGCGTGCACCGTGGGTCTCGTGGGTGTCGCTACGGGGGCGATCCTCGTGCAGATCGCCCTGTTCCTCGGCGGCGGGGTGATCGCGGGGCTCGGCGTCGGTCTGCTCTTCCGAGGGGCGATCGGCACCTCGCTCGCGATCGCCGAGCCGGGGCACTCCGGAGAGACGGTCGCGCTGTTGTTCCTGATCGCGTACCTCGGCCCGGTGATCCCCGTCCTCGCCGTCGGTGCCGGGCTGTCCTTCGCCCCGCCGCTGGCCGTCCTGCTGGTGTTCGTGGTGCTCGTGCTCGCGGCGACGGTGTCTGCGGGTCTGATCATGCGCCGCCGCGCGGCATCCTGACCCCCGCGATGAGGCGGGCTGTCCGCTCCACGAAGTAGGCTCGCACCATGGGCAGGTTCATCTACGACACGATGGCGAATTCGGTCGATATCGACGATCGCACGCTGGCACATCTGCGGATCGTCGTGATGAACAAGCTCCGGCGCACCGAGGCGTTCATGTTCGACGTCGAGGTCGGTGACGGCAGCGGTCGGCGCAGCTTCTGGATGCACCCGTCCGTGCCGATCCAGTTCCACTTCTTCGGCAGCCGCAACCCGCGCATCAACCGGGCGTGGATCGAAGACCTCATGCAGGCCGCGAGCGGCCCGAACGGTCTGACCATCACTCCCGAGCCGACCGAGGACACGCCGGCCGAAGAGTGATCCGTCCGGGTCAGCGCTCGGGCTGAGCCGGCATCTCGCTCGTGCGGAGTACTTCCGCGGCCTCGTCAGCCGGGTTCTGCGGCACGTCGTTGCCTGCCACGGTCAGTTTCTCGATCGTGAGCTCATCGACTTCGACCTTGCCGACGGAGATGTCGGCATCCTGCTCCCCGTCCTCGTCGATGACGGGGATCGGGCCGGTGTCGAAGTGCTCGGCGATGAGCGTGATGCCGCCGGAGGAGTTCGCCGAACTCGCGAGCTCCTCGATCCACTCGCGGCTCAGATTCGTCGGCTCGGGGTCGTCGAACACGAACCGGAGCGGGATCGACGGGTGCAGCCAGATCGTGGTGCGCCCACGCGGCTGATCGTCGGGGTGGCGCCACGTGACCGTGAAACTCTCGCTCCGACGCAGCTTGGTCGCGATGACGACCTTCAGATGCGCCAGCGCGCGGTCCTCGATGTGGATCGGGGTCGCCGATCCTCCGTAGTAGATGGTGCCCACGTGGCCACCATATGCCCTGTCAGCGCGTGGCGCGTGCCAGGTTGGCCTCGAGCTCGTCACGGTCCTGCCGCACCCCGTACGCAGGCTGATCGCGCTCGACCCGCCAGCTCTCCGAGAGCCGTCCGGCGTTCACCGTGTCGAATCCGAACTCGTCGTACAGCGCGGTCACGAATGCGACGGCGTCCGCGTGATCGCTCGAGGTCGCGAGAGCTCGGCGACCGGGCGTTCCCGCGGGCGAGCCGTCGGTGAGGATCTGTCCCGACATGATGTGGTTGAACGCCTTCACGACCTTCGACTCGGGCAGGTGCTCCTGGAGCATCCCGCTCGTGGTCGTGGTCTTCTCCTCGAGCGCGGCGATCCGGCCGTCGCGCTCCCAGTAGTAGTTGTTGGTGTCCAGCACGATCTTGCCGGCCAGCGGTGCGACGGGCACCTCTTGATAGGCCTTGAGGGGGACGGTCACGATCACGACCTCACCCTGGGTCGCGGCATCCGTCACGGTGCCCGCCTGGGCGTGCTCGCCGAGCTCGGCCACGAGCTCCTGCAGCGACGCGGGGCCGCGCGAGTTGCTGATGACCACATCGTGGCCGCGGTCCACGAGTCCCCGGGCGAGGGTCGAGCCGATATGTCCTGCGCCGATGATTCCGAAGCGTGTCATGCGGGGTGGAACGCGACCGCCGGGCGGGTATTCCCGATCGGATGCCGCGCGCCTCAGAGCCGCGACCAGGCCTCGGTGAGGACGCTCCGCAGGATCTGCTCGATCTGATCGAACTCGGACGGGCCGATCGTGAGCGGCGGCGCCAGCTGGATCACGGGATCGCCGCGGTCATCGGCGCGGCAGTACAGGCCCGCGTCGAAGAGCGCCTTGGAGAGGAAGCCGCGCAGCAGCCGCTCGGACTCGTCGTCGTCGAAGGTCTCCTTCGTGGCCTTGTCCTTCACGAGCTCGATGCCGAAGAAGTATCCGTCGCCGCGGACGTCGCCGACGATCGGCAGGTCGCCGAGCCGCTCGAGCGTCGACCGGAAGACCGGAGAGTTCTCGCGAACGTGGGCCAGCAGCCCTTCCTCCTCGAAGATGTCGAGGTTCTCCAGCGCGACCGCGGACGAGACCGGGTGCCCGCCGAACGTGTAGCCGTGCGGGAACGAGGCCTGGCCGTGGGCGAACGGCTCGTAGATGCGGTCGCTCACGATCGTGCCGCCCAGCGGCGAGTAGCCGCTCGTGACCGCCTTCGCGAACGTGATCATGTCGGGCTGATAGCCGTAGACGTCCGCGCCGAAGTACTGGCCGAGGCGGCCGAACGCGCAGATGACCTCGTCCGAGACCAGGAGCACGTCGTACTTGTCGCAGATCTCGCGGACGCGCTGGAAGTAGCCGGCCGGCGGGGGGAAGCATCCGCCGGAGTTCTGAACCGGCTCGAGGAACACGGCGGCGACCGTGTCGGGACCCTCGAAGTTGATCATCTCCTCGATGCGGTCGGCGGCCCAGACGCCGAACTCCTCCGGAGTGCCTCCGGCGAAGCCCATCTCGCCCGCACGGTAGTAGTTGGTGTTCGGCACGCGGAACCCGCCGGGGACCACGGGTTCGAACATGGATTTCATTCCCGGCAGGCCCGTGATCGCGAGCGCGCCCTGCGGCGTGCCGTGGTACGCGATGAAGCGCGAGATCACCTTGTGCTTCGTGGGGCGCCCGACGAGCTTCCAGTAGTGCTTCGCGAGCTTGAACGCAGTCTCGACCGCCTCCCCGCCGCCGGTGGAGAAGAAGACGTGGTTGAGGTCACCCGGCGCGAGATCGGCGATCCGGTCGGCCAGCTCGATCGCGGCGGGGTGGGCGTAGGACCAGATCGGGAAGAACGCGAGCTGCTCGGCCTGACGGGCAGCAGCCTCCGCGAGCCGGCGCCGACCGTGTCCGGCGTTGACGACGAAGAGACCGGCGAGACCGTCGATGTACTCCTTGCCGGTCGAATCCCAGATGCGGTGCCCCTCGCCCTTCACGATGATCGGCACCCCGGGGCCTTCGGTCATGACCGACTGGCGGGAGAAGTGCATCCAGAGATGGTCGCGCGCCATCGCCTGGAGGTCGGCATCCGTCCGGGACGGGGATTCGGTCGAGATCGACATGTGGCGGCCTTCCTCCCGGCGCCGTGCGCGCCGGTGGCTCCGACGTTACTCCCGCCTGCGGCCGCGGTGCCTCATCCGATCGGCACCGCGGCGAGGACCGCGACGTCCGTCACCCGGCGGTCCGCCGATCCGACGACGTGCACGTCTCCGGTCAGCTCGATCACCGCGCTCGCCTCGCGCTCGGCGCACGACGGTCCGACCCACAGTTCCACAGTGCCGGGTTCGACGATGCGCGTCCCCGCCCGTGAGGTGAAGGCCAGGCGCGTGGACGGCACGTCGAACACCACGTCGCGCTCCGCCCCGGCCGGAAGGTCCACCCGGGCGTAGCCGAGCAGTTGCGCGACCGGACGCGTCACCGAGGCGGAGACGTCGCGGGCGTAGAGCTGCACGACGTCGGTGCCGTCGCGCTCGCCGTCGTTGCGCACGCGGACGGTGGCGCGGAACGAGTCGCCGGCCTGCGCGGCACCGTCGACGCGCAGGTCGGTGTGACTGAACGTCGTGTAGCTGAGCCCGAAGCCGAACGGACGCACCGGGGCACTGCTCGCGCTCGTGACCTCGCTGGGACCACCCAGGATCGGGTGCAGGTACGAGTACGGCTGCGATCCCGCCGACCGCGGCAGGGACACCGGCAGGCGGCCGCTCGGCACGCTCGCCCCGGACAGGAGGGAAGCGAGCGCGGGTGCGCCCTCTTCACCGGGGAAGAAGGACTGGACGACGGCCGCCGGGGCGCCGGGCGCATCCAGCGCCCAGTCGATCGCGTACGGACGGCCGGTCAGCAGCACGAGCACGACCGGGGTGCCTGTCGCGGTGACCGCCTGGACGAGTTCCCGCTGCACTCCGGGCAGCTCCAGGCTCTCCACGTCGTTGCCCTCGCCGACCGTGCCGCGCCCGAAGAGCCCCGCGCGGTCGCCGACGACGACGACCGCGACATCGGCATCGCTCGCCGCGGCGACGGCGTCGGGGATGCGGCTGCGGTCCTCCCCCTCGACGTCGCACCCTTCGGCGTGGACGATCTCGGACTGCGGGAACTCGGACCGCAGGGCGTCGAGCACGGTCGGGATCTCGAAGCCGAACTCGACGCCGGGGTGGTGTGCGAGGACGTGGTTCGCGAACGAATAGCAGCCCATGAGCGCCTCGGCCGACGCCGCGTTCGGTCCGATGGCGGCGATGCGCTGCGGCGAGCGCAGCGGCAGGACGCCGTCGTTGGAGAGGAGCACGACCGACTCCTCGGCGAGCCGACGGGCCGCCGCGCGGTGCGCGGGGCCGTCCAGGTCCGCGCTTCGCGGCGCCGCGTCGAAGGTCTCGTCCAGAAGCCCCAGCCGCTCCTTCTGGGCGAGCACGCGCGCCACGGCACGGTCGACGATCGCCTCGTCGATGCCCCCGGTGCGCATCAGCTCGAGGAGCGGCTCCGCGTAGGCCTCGGCGTTCGGGAGTTCGACGTCGATCCCGGCCGTCAGCGCGAGACGGGCCGCCTCGGCGGGGCTCGCGGCGACCGCGTGCATCGTCTGCAGGAACAGCACCGAGAAGTAGTCGGCGACCACGACCCCGTCGAAGCCCCACTGCCCGCGCAGCAGATCGGTGAGGTGTTCCGCGGAGGCGGCGACCGGCATCCCGTCGATCTCGGCGTACGAGTTCATGACGCTCCGCGCACCGCCGTCGCGGACGGCCATCTCGAACGGCGGGAGGAGGACGTCGGCGATCTCGCGCGGTCCCGCGGACACCGGCGCATGGTTGCGACCCGCGCGCGAGGCAGAGTATCCGACGAAGTGCTTGAGGGTGGCGTCGACGCCCGTCTCCTGCAGACCGCGCACGTAGGCGGTGCCGATCGTGCCGACGACGTAGGGGTCCTCGGCGATGCACTCGTCCACGCGGCCCCAGCGCGGGTCGCGGATCACATCGAGGACGGGAGCGAGGCCCTGGTGGATGCCGAGCTCGCGCATCGTGCCGCCGATCAGGCGCGCCATCTCGTGCACCGCCTCCGGATCGAACGAGGCCCCCCACGCGAGCGGGGTGGGATAGGTGGCGGCCTTCCACGCGGCCAGGCCCGTCAGGCACTCCTCATGCACGATCGCCGGGATGCCGAGACGGGTCTGCCCGCGCAGGCGCCGCTGCTCGCCCCAGAGCCATTCGGCGCGGGCGATCGGGTCGACGGGCCGCGTGCCGTACACCCGGGTGAGGTGCCCGATGCCGTGACGGCTGGCCTCCTCATAAGCGGTCGACGAGCCGAGCTCGTCCGCCATCGGCGCCACGACCTCGTCGCCCTGATCGATCCAGTACCCGCCGAGCTGAGCGACTTTCTCTTCCGGCGTCATCTGAGCGATGAGGTCTTCTACGCGCGCCGAAGCGCGCTGTTCGTTCTCGATCATGACTTCTTCCTCAGCCCTTGACCGCACCCGTGAGCCCGCCGACGATGCGTCGTTCGAACAGGCTGAAGAACACCAGCGCGGGGATCATCGACAGCGATGTGAAGGCGAGCACCTTCGCCGTGTCGACGGAGTACTGCGATGCGAACGCCTGGGTGCCCAACGGGAGGGTGAAGGAATTCTCGTTGTTCAGGATGAACAGCGGAAGCATGTAGCTGTTCCAGCTGCCGATGAACGCCAGGATGCCGACCGTGATCACACCGGGCACGGCGAGCG is a window from the Microbacterium lacus genome containing:
- a CDS encoding pyridoxamine 5'-phosphate oxidase family protein, with protein sequence MTDDDRGIEHLTTTECWRLLESTSLGRLAVEGDKGAPDLFPVNFTVHSGSVFLRSAPGSKLMDIAAHPGVAFEIDGEDPLSHWSVVIRGSAVRLDSDAEIHESGVEKLRSASPTEKHDFVRITPASVTGRRFRKGAASAPASAAPVTTTGSHEPIRPPERGDQRPGRAETGPIPIPHFPPRPTH
- a CDS encoding pyridoxamine 5'-phosphate oxidase family protein yields the protein MDVEDDVVTEMTPEECWHLLAHAQLGRLALSVRDDVDIFPINFVAHDGALYFRTSPGSKLAELTANPRVALEADRYDDEVAASVVAKGVAERLDAQDDIDRADTLGLEPWIPTLKYRWVRITPTRLSGRRFRRAPEPDRYAVVDGGPTS
- a CDS encoding response regulator transcription factor is translated as MIRVFLVDDHEIVRRGIAQLVDAEPDLTVVGEAGSVHEAGRRIEATLPDVAVLDVRLPDGNGIDLCRDVRSAHPEISCLILTAYDDDDALRSAVLAGASGYVLKDIRSRALIDAIRRVASGRTIQPPAVLQQAASALAPAAREEAVAPALSLREGQVLSLIAEGLTNREIGERLGLAEKTVKNYVSGLLAKLGMERRTQAAVYGAEHRRERS
- a CDS encoding sensor histidine kinase; translation: MSRTDQHAQVDDDRADRRLRDLLRATTSVVERLDLEIVLRRIVESAMNLVGARYGALGVIAADGDGLERFIHVGVDAATVAHIGHLPAGRGLLGAVIADRAPIRLENLTADPRSVGFPAHHPAMDAFLGVPIRVGEQVYGNLYLAESDHGPFTGDDEELVVALAASAGIAIENARLFDITRSREAWSATTADVMAAMLDADTEDVLEVIADHVGALMDVDLVAVMVPHGDEEFRVTTVRGAAGTAPGAPARGEILPAAGTLAARALSTRRAASVDAQSLPDGRSDRGPTVAIPLFAADEPLGVLTVSRRPNAPAFTAVDLDMAFAFAGQAGVAIEVVRAREDRRRLDQSRDRARIARDLHDHVIQRLFGAGLSLQAVSTTVDAEAGAAIERQVDALDAAIKDIRTVIFALGSGDRTQRRLRDRMLDVVSELSTGMLMTPRVTFAGALDSLVSTGLADELTAVLRECLTNVAKHAQAQSVEVALSIESGIVTLTVVDDGRGIPPDVHMSGLANMIERAALLGGTCTISPGPEGGTRVGWTVPATTEGRAG
- a CDS encoding universal stress protein translates to METIVLGFDGSPSSMVALDWVAERAAAGPRRVEVVMIGGTLLQDDFGRDAGLIEAERRLRDRAPDAEVDAHRFTGRMPDALLERARGADLLVIGSHRGRPLWSAVAAWMPLRVASRTRTALAVIPDDWPERWTTNAGGVVVGVDDDDSSLAAVDFAAAEAAAAGVRLTLVHTWAMPVPQMEGSVALLASPIETRATHRRVIRDAITRARAAHPDLLTEQIIEQTSPATALLRASRAANLLVLGTHHRTLFTGAVLGSTGQDVLSQAHVPVCVVPSARTDSV
- a CDS encoding SDR family NAD(P)-dependent oxidoreductase; protein product: MSTGEQTKTIVITGASDGIGAAAARRLAERGHRLVLVGRSPEKTRRIGAELDSPAFAADFADLSEVRALAARIDEEVDAVDVLVNNAGGVFGDRTPTVDGFEKTLQVDHLAPFLLTNLLMPSLLAARASVITTSSAAARLFGDIQLDDLQNERRFSANKAYGDAKLANILFTKELHRRFHAQGLSAAAFHPGPVATNFASESTSAMRWVYQTPLRHAFGLISADRGAQTLLWLAETTPGTDWASGEYYEKLKVARTNPQAADADLARRLWDRSAELVGL